A single window of Zea mays cultivar B73 chromosome 10, Zm-B73-REFERENCE-NAM-5.0, whole genome shotgun sequence DNA harbors:
- the LOC103641082 gene encoding gibberellin 2-beta-dioxygenase 1, which produces MVVPSTTPVVRQQTTPPQSSHAGGIPTVDLSAHGGRGALSRQVVRACAEHGFFRAVNHGVPPGPAARLDAAARTFFALAPRDKQRAGPPSPLGYGCRSIGFNGDAGELEYLLLHANNPAAVAHRARAIDAEEPSRFSNVVNEYVGAMRQLACEILDLLGEGLGLEDPRSFSKLITDTDSDSLLRINHYPTACNAHNLDHDSQCKMKSSVRTKTTSNGVKPSAGGRVGFGEHSDPQILSLLRANDVDGLQVLLNADGKEVWVQVPADQSAFFVNVGDLLQALTNGKLVSVRHRVIASSSRARLSTIYFAAPPLHARILALAETITANAPSQYRPFTWAEYKKTMYSLRLSHSRLNLFHIDHDGHSNVGEGEE; this is translated from the exons ATGGTGGTGCCTTCCACGACGCCGGTGGTGCGCCAGCAAACGACGCCGCCGCAGTCATCCCACGCCGGCGGCATACCGACGGTGGACCTATCGGCGCACGGCGGCCGCGGCGCtctgtcgcggcaggtggtgcgcgCGTGCGCGGAGCACGGCTTCTTCCGGGCCGTGAACCACGGCGTGCCGCCGGGCCCCGCCGCGCGGCTGGACGCCGCCGCCAGGACGTTCTTCGCGCTGGCGCCGCGCGACAAGCAGCGCGCCGGCCCGCCTAGCCCGCTCGGCTACGGCTGCCGTAGCATCGGCTTCAACGGCGACGCCGGGGAGCTCGAGTACCTGCTGCTCCACGCCAACAACCCGGCCGCCGTCGCGCACAGGGCCAGGGCCATCGACGCGGAGGAGCCCTCGCGATTCAG TAATGTGGTGAACGAGTACGTGGGAGCAATGAGGCAGCTTGCATGTGAGATCCTGGACCTGTTAGGAGAGGGGCTAGGGCTCGAGGACCCCAGGTCCTTCAGCAAGCTCATCACCGACACAGACAGCGACTCACTCCTGAGGATCAACCACTACCCTACAGCATGCAACGCTCACAACCTTGACCATGACAGCCAGTGCAAGATGAAGAGCAGCGTCAGAACCAAGACTACTAGCAATGGCGTGAAGCCGTCGGCAGGTGGACGGGTCGGATTCGGGGAGCATTCAGACCCGCAGATTCTTAGCTTGCTTCGAGCAAATGACGTCGACGGCCTTCAGGTGCTTCTGAACGCCGACGGCAAGGAGGTGTGGGTTCAGGTGCCGGCCGATCAGTCAGCGTTCTTTGTCAATGTTGGTGACCTCCTCCAG GCTTTAACAAATGGGAAGCTGGTAAGTGTCCGGCACAGGGTAATTGCAAGCTCCAGCAGGGCAAGGCTGTCGACAATCTACTTCGCAGCGCCGCCACTGCATGCGCGAATTTTGGCCCTCGCAGAGACGATCACAGCCAACGCACCCAGCCAGTACCGGCCCTTCACCTGGGCCGAGTACAAGAAGACAATGTACTCGCTCCGCCTGAGCCACAGCCGCCTCAACCTCTTCCACATCGACCATGATGGCCACAGCAATGTCGGTGAAGGAGAAGAATAG